Genomic DNA from Coregonus clupeaformis isolate EN_2021a chromosome 26, ASM2061545v1, whole genome shotgun sequence:
ACAGGATCACCAAGATGAAGCGTGTCATTAAGGCTGTAAGTGTCAATGATCAGTACATGTTACACAGTTATCTTCAATTGCTTCAATTCCTGTagattttttaaattaaattgatCAATCAGGTTTGCTTTACTCATCTATCCACAGCTGTCTGACTGGAGGTCCCTAACCACAAGCAAGCCCCTGGCCTCCATGTACGTGAAGTTCTTTGGACAGGAAATTGCCTTTGCCAACATCGACAAGTCCATCATCGATCAGGCACTTCAGGTACAACAAATGACATAACTTAATAGGTCTCCAAAAGTATTCATAAAACATTCACAGTTGAGGGACAAAACAGCTAAACCTAATAATTTCCCACAGCTTGCCACCAGTCCTTCGGCACACGCTTTGGGAAAAAATGCCTTGAAGGCACTGCTGTCTGGAGCTACTTTCCAGTATGCTAAGCCCCTGCTGGCTGCAGAGGTGCGTCGCATCTTCCCCACCTCTATTGGTGTGCCTATGGAGCTCAGTTTCTACACTGCTGCTGTCGCTAAAGCATACGTCGATGGTAACTATATCATAATAGTTATTGGTTAGTAATTCGTAGTTCTTCCCTAGATCTCTGATCTCCCATATGAATGTGCTTTTATCTTTATGTTCATAGTCCGTGCCACTCTGACACCTGCTCTGCCTGAAACCTTCCATGCTGCCCAGCTGTTGAAAACAGACATTCAGCTACACGCCGAAGTTAGACCAAGGTTGGTATAAGACCAATATTTTCTGATGACATCATTAGTACCACAAATCTTGGTGAATTGAATTACTGTCTCCTCTTCCTGTAGCATTGTCATGCATACATTTGCTGTGATGGGAGTGAACACTGCATTCATCCAGGCTGCTCTTATGGCAAGAGCTAAGGTCCACACAATTGTCCCTGCAAAATTTGCAGCAAAGCTTGACATCGCTAATGGcaacttcaagatcgaagctttgCCTGTTTCCGCTCCTGAGCATATTGCTGCCGCACAGTAAGGGCAATCTTTTTCTTGATCAGAAAAAAGGATGTAATAGCTGTTTACATTAAGTTCATATTTTCTTTACACGGCTGCCACACTACAGTTTTCTTGAGATCTATGTTCCTTCAAACAGCATTGAGACCTTTGCTGTGGCAAGAAATGTGGAGGATCTCCCAGCCGAGAGAATGACTCCCATGATTCCTGCCAAAGCATTAGCAACAAGCGCACAGCTGTCCAGGGAGAAGTTCACATCTATGATTGCAGCCTCTGCTGCCTCTCTTGCTGGAAGTTTGGTGAGTTTGTATGAAATACTTGTTAAAAACTAAATTCACACAAGCATTGCCAATCAGATATTAGTAACCACAGACAGCAGACATTTGATACATTTTGTGAATTTATATTTCAGTCAAGATCTTCCGAGATCATCAATTCTGATTTGCCATCCAACTTCAAGCCCATCATTAAGGCAATTGCAGTCCAGCTTGAGAAGACAATCTGTGCCGAAAGGCTTGGAGTCAAGGCATGCTTTGAAGTTGCCTCTATGAATGCTGCCTTCATCAGAAACACTGttttctacaacatgattggaaATCATTCAGTCATTATTGCTTTGAAACCATGTAAGCATTCATTTGGTAATAAGTTAAATTCAGGATATACTTGCAATAATTTGTTGATTTATGCATATTCTTTTAGTTATTTATAATTATTTTCCATATTGAGCAGCATCTGGACCCGCCATCGAGAGACTGGAGATTGAAGTGCAAGTTGGACCCAAGGCTGCAGGAAAGATCATCAAAGTCATCACCATGAACGAAGAGGAGGAAGCTCCTGAGGGAAAAACTGTACTGTTGAAGCTCAAGAAAATTCTGGTACCTCATCTGAAGAACAGCACCAGATCTTCGTCCAGTTCCAGCAGCTCTCGTTCCAGCAGCTCTCGCTCTAGTAGTTCCCGCTCTAGATCCAGAAAATCAGGGCGCATCAGCTCTTCCAGTTCTTCCAGTTCTTCCAGCTCTTCCAGCTCTTCCAGCTCTTCCAGCTCTTCCAGCTCCTCTAACTCCAGCTCCTCCAGCTCTCACCTCTCCAGGGTGAGGCTACTGTTTCTTTCAAAACTCTTTGAGTCCGATATTTATGGAGTTGGCAAACAAGGCACACGCTTGTTGCAAACATAGATTGTAAAACTGTGAAGAGAATTTATTAAATGTAATGTTCTTTTTTCCAAATAGGCTGAGGTTTACGACCGCAAATTCAAGAAGAATCACAAGGTACAATATTGAGGATTTTTCATCTATGGTATGGTTTACAAAAATAAATGTTTGTAGAGAAGTATTTCCATAAACGGCCTGATGATTTGTTTTGCTGTTTGTTTGCAGGTCTCTCAAGCCATCTCCAATGCCAGAGACTCCAGAAGCAATAGCAGCGCCTCTAGCTTCCATGCCATCTACAAGCAGGTGACACGTCACCATCATAACTTGAGTCAAGAGAATCATCTCTTTCATTGTGTGCCATTGGGAGAGAGTGCAGAGATAAATTAACCTTAAAATGTGTTTCTCTTCTCAGGCCAAATTCCTTGGCAAAACTCTCACCCCTAAGGTGACCATCCTCTTCCGTTTAGTGAGAGCTGACCATAAGATGGAGGGATACCAGGTTGCTGCTTACTTGGACAAAGATACTTCCAGACTGCAGATCATTCTGGCTGCCCTTGCTGAGAGTGACAACTGGAAACTGTGTGCTGATGGTGTTCTGCTCAGCAAACACAAAGTCACTGTAAGATCAAATATCTTGTAAACGGTGCTACAAAATTGCCTTCTGATCGTTTCTTACTGTTTAGATTGTACTGTGGGTAACAATGATCTCTATTGTATACAACATTTTTTTTACACTTTCTTTTGTTCTCCTAATTAGGCCAAGATTGCTTGGGGTGCAGAGTGCAAGGAATATAACAGCTTTATCACTGCTGAGACTGGTCTTGTTGGTCCAAGCCCTGCAGCTCGTCTGAGGTTGTCTTGGGACAGACTCCCCAAGGTTCCCAAGGCTGTTTGGCGCTATGTCAAGATGTATGGTTACTCAATTTGTAATTTACTATTGATAGCTGAATGATGTTACAGAAGAAATGAAGAACAActtctgatttgtttaaccttCTCCCTTCTAGCGTGTCTGAGTACATCCCTGAGTCCATCCCATCTTACCTGGCTGAATTGGTTCCaatccaaaaaaacaaaaatagtGAGAAACAGATTCAATTCACTGTGGTTGCAACATCTGAAAGGACCCTGGATGTCATTCTGAAAGCACCCAAGGTGAGGAACATTGTTTTTCCCACAATTGCATTTTCTGCAGTTTTTCTTCTCCAGAGTTCTCTTCTTGGTTGACTGTTTCTGATGAGGATTTGTGTATCTAAATCACAGATGACACTGTATAAACTGGGTGTGACCCTCCCCTATCCTCTGCCCATTGGGTCTGTGACTGGTCTTTCTCCCTTTGATGACAACATTGTTAAAAAAATCCACTACTTGTTAGCTGAAGCCAACGCAGGTAAGCAGAAACAGtttttaaaaaaacaagaaaaaaataaTGCCACAGTAAATGGAAAGTTACAACGTTAAAAAAGGCAAGGAAGGTATAAATTAACACTATTGTTTTCCAGTTCAATGTAGCATGGTCAAAGACACATTGACCACATTTAACAACAGGAGGTACAAGAACGAGATGCCTCTCTCTTGCTACCAAGTTTTGGCTCAGGATTGCACCACAGAGCTCAAATTCATGGTTCTGCTGAAGAAGGATCACGCACATGAACAAAACCACATCAATGTGAAAATTTCTGACATGTGAGTATTGTTTTAGAAAACAATTGCTTTTGACACAAATATGTCTTAGTTCCATCAATAACATAATGTATGAAATGTTATCTTTGACACTTCCAGTGATATTGACATGTACCCTAAAGACAATGATGTGATGGTGAAGGTCAATGGAAAAGAAATTCCCATCAACAACCTCCCATACCAGGACTCCTCAGGTTTCCCATGCTCCTTCAAACTTATTTATCAACATCACAATAACTAGAATCATCTAATGTACTGCAGTGATAAGATAATAGAAAATGGCCTCATCCATAAACTACAACATTGTTTCTTTTCTTGCCTAAAGCTTCTATCAAGATCAGACAGAAGGGTGAAGGCTTGTCTCTCAATGCCCCAAGCCATGGTCTCCAAGAAGTCTACTTTGATAAGAACTCATGGAAGGTGATTGGAATCTTATTTCATAATATCAATAATACTGTATCTTTAAATTCAATTCATAAATAGTATATTACTTGTTTAAACTGTACTAAAACATAAGCTAGAGTCGTTCTAAGTTGTTATATGATTTTGGCACTCAGGTTGAAGTTGTGGACTGGATGAAGGGACAGACTTGTGGAATCTGTGGAAAGGCTGATGGGGAAGTAAGACAGGAGTACCGTACACCCAGTGGCCGCCTGACCAAGAGCCCAGTCAGCTTTGCCCATTCCTGGGTGCTTCCTTCTGAGAGCTGCCGGGATACGTCTGGTAAGTCTTAGCCTACCGCCTATGCAGCGTTACTTTAACAAATGTCAGTTCATTTAGTTAACATATTGTTACTGTACCTCTCTATCTCAGAATGTCGCATGAAGCTTGAGTCTGTGAAACTGGAGAAGCAGGTGATTGTTGATGCCAAGGAGTCCAAATGCTACTCTGTTGAGCCTGTGCTGCGCTGTCTGCCTGGATGCCTCCCAGTGAGGACCACCCCCGTCACCATTGGTTTCCACTGCCTGCCCGTCGGTGAGTCTACAATGGACAACTGTTTTACTGAAGACACCATACTGTATCTGATGTATCCAATAAATACTGATCTGCAGTTCCTACTTTCTTTCCAATTACAGATTCCAACCTGAACCGCTCTGAAGGTCTGAGCAGCATCTATGAGAAGAGTGTGGACCTGAGGGAGAAGGCAGAAGCTCATGTGGCCTGTCGCTGCTCTGACCAGTGCATGTAGTGTTCTGGTGGAGCAGATGCTGTAACTTTTATAACAGAATATCTGTAATTTCACATCACTGAGATGTAACCTTCAACATTCTTGACCACTCAAATTGTAATAAATCCAACTGTGCATTCAAAGATGGTCTCTGATACTATTTTCCATGTTTTTCATTTGCAAAAAAATAGCCCTCTATTAACAGCAATCTAATGGCAATCACTTTTCATGGTGAATtgtcaaataaaatacaaaatacaaaaagaGGTCCGTGCCAAAAACACTTTCAACGTGACAGAGGAGTCATACTGTAAGCGCATCCGACTTGCTATGACTGTTCAGTATACCATTTCCATTGCACTGCATCTACAACAAATACAATAGCTTAGACCAATATTGTTTTGTGGTCATCATCACAATCAATTGAAGGGAAAGACAGTTTGTCAATTTCATTATTCAATATATAGAATTATATCTCTTATTGCATTTGGTGTTGGTGTATCAGCAACATTTAATTAAAAGTACATTCTAAAATGATATCCAATATTTAAGGGAAAAACTATGTTGACCATGATAACAAATACATTACGCTGTCTGACAGAGTGCTTACGCATAAAAAATCAAAGATATAAAACTACATGACTTTAACAAAAAGGTAAtacaataaaaatacatttgacaTGAAATCTATACAAATGACATCTACGAACAAAAACATTACCTTAAAAACCACACTAATTTGTTCCTCTGTCATTTATAATGAGTCACTCAGCAGTCAAAATATTATGTCTCTATCAAAACACAGTCAGGGGCCTTGTCCGTCCCAAAAACACTTGGACTTGTccccatggctatccaactcgatggattctccattcaccgaGCGGACAGGACATTGGATTCAGGGAAATTGACAGGGGGAGGGGTATGCCTCTTCATCAACAGTAAATGGTGTGCTGACTCTAGAGCAGTTGAAGTCTCTACCCAttgttcacccgtcttggaatacTTGATGGACAAATGCTGACCTTTCTACCCCCCGagagagttttcagctgttatcgtgaTTGCTGTGTATGTTCCACCTCAGGACAAGAGAAACAGGCTGGAAACCATGCACCCGCAAGCTGCTTTCCTTGTTGCTTGTGATTTTAGTTCAGCGTCATTAAGACACGTAATGCCCAACTTCCATCAGCACATCTCCTTCGCCGCAAGGGGTGATAAAGACCAATGTTACTCTaaccacaagcaagcatacaaggcctTCCCTCGTCACCTTTTCGGCAAAGCAGATCATGACTCTATACTCCTGCATCCTGTCtacaagcagaagctcaaacaggaagtacccatgacGCGCTGCACTGAGAAATGGTCCTCTGAATCGGAGGCTATGCTACAGGACAGCTTTGCTAGCGATGactagaatatgttccgggactaaGCCGATAGCATCGACGAGATAACCACCTCCGTCACTGGCATTAGGAAATGCATCGACGACGTTttccccacagtgaaggttcgctgcttccccaatcaaaagccttGGATTAACACAATAGTGCAATATTGCATACAGAGTTTTTAAGGAGACATACAAACAGGTCTGCTGAAACTTTTGAGGCCTACTTGGATATACCTGGGCACCCTACTCTGCACTGGGGCATTATCTGAGCAGGCACCTGCCTACTGCTGCTTTCATCCTTCGACTTGACATTGTGCCTACGATATTTTTGGACTACTGACAAACTTGAACTCCACTTGGTTGAGCCTACTTGATTTACTCTTTTTGACTTTCCCGCGGCCCGGTGTAGTGCTTGCCTGCCTCCCGGCTTCCACCGGCCTGTACTGGAAACTACATCCCCTCCAAGGTGCTTCTCTCCTGGCTATCATACTGGTAACAGAGTCTCTGTTGCGTTGCTGTTTTGATGGGCATTTAAGCGCACTGAGTAAGTCACCGCTCACTTGTTGCGGTTGTTATGCTGGCAAGTTTTGTGCCTTGTTTGTTTTTATTGTGGGTCCTAGGCAGGTTTCTAGTCTGTGGTTGGGATCTGGCTTGCTGCCTAAAACTGTGGTGAGTCTACCTAACTATCTATCTAACTATCACACTGTGCGGATTGATTGACTTTTAGCTTATTCCTCAACCTATTTTGTGTGGATTTTAAatgactttttccagattggcGGCTACCACCTTCAGAGCCTACGGTGATCGTTTCATCCCATGTAGGAGATGCACCTATTTTGCACAGCTCCGGGAAAATATTGACCGGCCAAATTTCCAATGTGGAAACTGTCAGCTTATTAAGGAATATATGTCTGAGCTGGACATCCAGAGTAAGCAAATTGAGACTTTGCAGCGTATCCTGGATACAATGCAttctgaaattattcagaccccttgactttttaaaaatgttgttacgttataggcttttctaaaattgattaaatattttttttttactgatcaatctacacacaatactccataatgacaaagcaaaaacatgtttttagaaccttatttacataaatattaataccctttgctatgatactcaaaattgagcacaggtgcttcctgtttccattgatcatgcttgagatgtttctacaacttgattggagtccacctgtagtaaattaaattggttggacatgatttggaaaggcacatgtctatataaggtcccacagttgacagtgcatgtcagagcaaaaaacaaaccatgaggtcgaaggaattgtctgtagagctccgagacatgattgtgtggaggcacagatctgggaaagggtaccgaaacatttctgcagcattgaagttccccaagaacacagtggcctccatcactccatctttaacccgattgaacatctctggagcgacttgaaaatagctgtgcagcgacgctctccatccaacctgacagagcttgagaggatctgcagagaagaatgggagaaactctccaaatacaggtgtaccaagcttgtagcgtcatacccaagaagactcaaggctgtaattgttgcaaaaggtgcttcaacaaagtactgagtaaagggtctgaatacttctgtaaatgtgatatttcagttttttgtttttaatacatttcctacaatttcaaaaaaactgttttgctttgtcattatggggtattgtaggtacattgatgagggggaaaagtgTAATCAATtgaagaataaggctgtaacgtaataaaatgtgaaaaaagtcaaggagtctgaatactttcccaatgcactgtaagtCCCACTCTAAAGCCTTTTCCTTTTTTACTACTCAGCCTGGTCGTCGTGCCACTGCCTTGCCACCGTGTCACCACTCTTCGACGGACTGTCCAGGACTGCCCTGCAGAGACCTCTCCCTAATAAAGTCACCTCTCCCGTCCACTCTTAGATCTGCTATTGTTAGCTCAAAAGCTAAGCCCACTGTGGTCTGCTCACCCAGTGCTTTTAGTTCAAATGTGAATTCCATAAACTTGAATACCCCCTTGGTTTTCTAATCACGTAGAGGGCTTGGGCTGTTGCACGATACCAACCAAATCCCATGTAAATCAGATTATAACATTCCATCATTGGTTACTCTGAGAGTTCCTCATATTGACATTGGCTGCGGCCTCAGGTCCTATGGTGCTAACCTTGGAAAAGTAATTTATCATTCCTTTATTACTAATAGGGACCAAATGGTGCAGTTCTATGCAATCTTATAGCAATACCAACTGTATCAATATCAACCATCAGACAGGGCCTGCAACCGCCTATTGAAAGTAGCTTGTTTGACTCCATGTGACTTAAAAAATCGTAAAGGACTTGGGTTGATGCATCTGAACATTAGGAGCTTACTTCCTAAACTGGATTACATCAAGATCTGGGCTATGCAGGCGAATATGGACATGCTGGTATTGACTGAAACTTGTATCTCTGTGGACATTCTGGACTCTGATATAAATATTGAGGGTTATAATGTGTTCAGAGCTGACAGGCAGGGTAGAGGTGGTGGAGTGGccattataaataaataaaaattctgtCTCTTTACTGAAAAAATTATTTCCCTTGGCCAAAAATTTGACCTACTATCTTTAAGCCTTTGTCTGGTGAAAAATGTATCCAGAACTGTTATAGGGGTCTACCATCCTCCCTCTGATAACTTATGTGCTCTCGAGGAGTTACCTAGTTTGTTGTCTTCTTTTATTAAATCAGAAGTTACTATCCTGGGTGACCTAAATTATGATTGGGAAATGCAGGCTTCAGACAATCTGAAATACATGTGTAATGATCTAATCCTTACTCAGCTGGTGACTAAGCCTACATGGCCCAAACCTAAATATCCTTCAAAGTCAACTCTGATTGATCTTATTTTAATGAACATACCAGAGAAATATGTTTCTACTGGTGTCTTCGCCCAAAACATTAGTGACTATTGCCCAGTTGTTTATGTGAGAGACGTGAGAATATAAAACTCTAAGCCATGGGTCATCACAAAGAGGAACTTAAAAAACAGGCTTTTTTACATGATCTTTATTTGAGTGACCTTGATTGTATTTCAGCTATCCCTGAACCTGAGTTAGCTTGATTCCTTTTGCAGATGTCTTCAATAATATTGTGGATAATCATGCTCCCTTCAAAATAAATAAGGTTAAAGGTAGATTGAATGCCTGGTATATTCCAGAATATCAGAAGTTATTCATAAAAGAGATGATGcttgggtcaaggccaggaacaGAGGCTTAGGCCCGGACTGGCAGGCTTTTAAGCAACTGAGGAATCATTGTGTAAGACAAATCAGAAAGGCTGAATCTGATTAATATTTAACCGCTCTTTCGGATTGTAATGGAAACCCGGCAAAATTTGGGAAAACTGTCAAATCTCTGAAGagttctacttcctcctctctgccacaacaaattCATCCAGACACTGGCCTCATTACAGACATTTTTTTCATAATTGATGCATTTAATTACCATTTTATTTCAACAGGCTATCTGTTTGATAGAACTTCTAAGCCTATTCACAATGATATTGGGCTGAATGCTGATAGGGGAAACTTTCTGAATGATCAGAGAAATTATAGTGAAAGCTTTTCTTTTAGgctattgttagattaatttgtgtattaaaaataatgactaaaggatttcaccccaaatacagtagaaATGTGTATACGATAttcgaattatcatgtagtgtcaacacactaacagagggggtactaaacattcaagggtaaaggaggaggcgggaactgtttaagaaagccacctaaaggtgggaggagcatagtgcctttgtttgtcaagaagtataaaaacagtatgtatgtgtttttAGGGCCAGAGCtctctccatgaataaacatacaaaaaatccttctccgtggttatggaccttgaatcattgatgattaaaaccagagccttacaacctctggtaatgattcaagcttaggtcgaattagagatagaaattcacatgacagctatttacagaaaaataagtcctggatgctttgctagcaatagacaacaataaataaaaaatccacaGGGGCCAACCAATTGGATCCCGGGATGCTTAAGTGTGCAGCGCCCATCATTGTTGGCTCAATAAccaacattttttaaaacattattATCAGGAAATACAGTATTCcaaaagtatggaaatcagctcttgtgctgccactccataggggtggggatagtagtgatcttaataattatctccccatttcaaggcttccctgtctagctaagattcttgaatccttggtaaatgtacaaTTTTGCTCTTTTTATtctgagaaatgtattttgaatgtaaaccaatcagggtttGGGCATAGCACTATTACAGCAAACACTTTTgttgttaatgatcttgtcaatgctttagacactaaaattaaatgtgctgctttgtttgtggacccgtgaaaagcttttgatactgttgattgTGTTATTTTATTGAATACGTTGTCCTAGATAGACCTGAGCTTTGACAcctgttcatggtttcatgattatcttagagacagaactcaggccatcatATGATTGATGGGGTTAAGAATGCATTTATTGAAGTACATAAAGGTTGattttgggacctgttctcttcactatttatataaacaccattggtcaatctgttaaaAATTGTAAACTTCATCTATATGCACATGATACTATTATGTATGCTACTGTCAAAACTATAGTCAGATTTGATAGCTATGCAGGAAtcctatatatatattatatacagttgggaaaaaaagtatttagtcagccaccaattgtgcaagttctcccacttaaaaagacgagagaggcctttaattctcatcataggtacacgtttttcccccactgtatatatatatatatatatattttttttttagggggtagatcagcttaatatttaatatatatatataatatataatatatatatatatacagtggggagaacaagtatttgatacactgctgattttgcaggttttcctacttacaaagcatgtagaggtctgtaatcagttttatcataggtacacttcaactgtgagagacggaatcaaaaacacaaatccagaaaatcacattgtatgatttttaagtaattaatttgcattttattgcatgacataagtatttgatacatcagaaaagcagaacttaatatttggtacagaaacctttgtttgcaattacagagatcatatgtttcctgtaggtcttgaccaggtttgcacacactgcagcagggattttggcccattcctccatacagaccttctccagatccttcaggtttcggggctgtcactggggaatacggactttcagctccctcctaagattttctattgggttcaggtctggagactggctaggccactccaggaccttgagatgcttcttacggagccactccttagttgccctggctgtgtgtttcgggtcattgtcatgctggaagacacagccacgacccatcttcaatgctcttactgagggaaggaggttgttggccaagatcttgcgatacatggccccatccatcctcccctcaatatggtgcagtcgtcctgtcccctttgcagaaaagcatccccaaagaatgatgtttcaacctccatgcttcacggttgggatggtgttcttagggttgtactcatccttcttcttcctccaaacacggcgaatggagtttagaccaaaaagctctatttttgtctcatcagaccacatgaccttctcccattcctcctctggatcatccagatggtcattggcaaaattcagacgggcctgaacatgcgctggcttgagcagggggaccttgcgtgcgctgcaggattttaatccatgatggcgtagtgtgttactaatggttttctttgagactgtggtcccagctctcttcaggtcattgaccaggtcctgccgtgtagttctgggctgatccctcaccttcctcatgatcattgatgccccacgaggtgagatcttacatggacccccagaccgagggtgattgaccgtcatcttgaacttcttccattttctaataattgcgccaacagttgttgccttctcaccaagctgcttgcctattgtcctgtagcccatccctgccttgtgcaggtctacaattttatccctgatgtccttacacagctctctggtctcggccatggtggagaggttggagtctgtttgattgaatgtgtggacaggtgtcttttatacaggtaacgaggtcaaacaagtgcagttaatacaggtaaaaAGTGGAGAacgggagggcttcttaaagaaaaaaaaaacagatccgtgagagccggaattctaactggttggtaggtgatcaaatacttatgtcatgcaataaaaagcaaattaattacttaaaaatcatacaatttgattttctggatttttgttttagattccgtctctcacagttgaagtgtacctatgataaaaattacagacctctacatgctttgtaagtaggaaaacctgcaaaatcggcagtgtatcaaatacttgttctccccactgaatatacagtgagggaaaatagtatttcatcccctgcggattttgtatgtttgcccactgacaaagaatatatcagtctataattttaatggtaggtttatttgaacagtgagagacagaataacaacaaaaagatccaaaaacatgcatgtcaaaaatgttataaattgatttgcattttagtgagggaaataagtatttgaccccctctcaatcagaaagatttctggctcccagatgtcttttatacaggtaacgagttgagattaggagcacactcttaaagggagtgctcctaatctcagtttgttacctgtataaaagacacctgtccacagaagcaatcagtcaatccgattccaaactctccaccatggccatgaccaaagagctctccaaggatgtcagggacaagattgtagacctacacacggctagaatgggctacaagaccatcgccaagcagcttggtgagaaggggacaacagttggtgcgattatgcgcaaatggaagaaacacaaaataactgtcaatctccctcggcctggggctccatgcaagatctcaccttgtggagttgcaatgatcatgaaaacggtgaggaattagcccagaactacacgggaggatcttgtcaatgatctcaaggcagctgggaccatag
This window encodes:
- the LOC121540389 gene encoding vitellogenin, with amino-acid sequence MRAVVLALTLALVASQHVNFAPEFAASKTYEYKYEALLLGGLPEEGLARAGVKVISKVLISAVADNTYLLKLVDPEIFEYSGVWPKDHFVPAAKLTSALAAQLSTPIKFEYANGVVGKVFAPTAVSETVLNVHRGILNILQLNIKKTQNVYELQEAGAQGVCKTHYVISEDAKAERIHLTKTKDLNNCQERIMKDFGLAYTEKCVECQQRGKALRGAAAYSYIMKPTATGALIMEATVTELHQFTPFNEMTGAAQMEAKQMLTFVEIKKTPIMLFDAKYVHRGSIQYEFATEILQTPIQLLKINNAHTQAVEILNHLVTYNMAQVHEDAPLKFVQFIQLLRMASSESIEAIWAEFKAKPAYRHWILDAVPSIGSPVAVRFIKDKFLAGDISIVEAAQALVAAVHMVTADLDTVKLVESLAFNHKIQTHPVLREIAMLGYGTMVSKYCVENPNCHAELVKPIHDLAVEAVAKGNFEELDVVLKVLGNAGHPASIKPITKLLPVFGTAAAALPLRVQADAVLALRNIAKKEPRMIQELAVQLFMDKALHPELRMVACIVLFETKPPMGLVTTLANILKTEENLQVASFTYSHMKSLTRSTAPDFAPVAAACNVAVKMLSTKFERLGYRFSKAIHMDAYYSPLRVGAAASAFYINDAATILPRTVVAKARSYFAGAAADVLEVGVRTEGIQEALMKIPTVPENVDRITKMKRVIKALSDWRSLTTSKPLASMYVKFFGQEIAFANIDKSIIDQALQLATSPSAHALGKNALKALLSGATFQYAKPLLAAEVRRIFPTSIGVPMELSFYTAAVAKAYVDVRATLTPALPETFHAAQLLKTDIQLHAEVRPSIVMHTFAVMGVNTAFIQAALMARAKVHTIVPAKFAAKLDIANGNFKIEALPVSAPEHIAAAHIETFAVARNVEDLPAERMTPMIPAKALATSAQLSREKFTSMIAASAASLAGSLSRSSEIINSDLPSNFKPIIKAIAVQLEKTICAERLGVKACFEVASMNAAFIRNTVFYNMIGNHSVIIALKPSSGPAIERLEIEVQVGPKAAGKIIKVITMNEEEEAPEGKTVLLKLKKILVPHLKNSTRSSSSSSSSRSSSSRSSSSRSRSRKSGRISSSSSSSSSSSSSSSSSSSSSSSSNSSSSSSHLSRAEVYDRKFKKNHKVSQAISNARDSRSNSSASSFHAIYKQAKFLGKTLTPKVTILFRLVRADHKMEGYQVAAYLDKDTSRLQIILAALAESDNWKLCADGVLLSKHKVTAKIAWGAECKEYNSFITAETGLVGPSPAARLRLSWDRLPKVPKAVWRYVKIVSEYIPESIPSYLAELVPIQKNKNSEKQIQFTVVATSERTLDVILKAPKMTLYKLGVTLPYPLPIGSVTGLSPFDDNIVKKIHYLLAEANAVQCSMVKDTLTTFNNRRYKNEMPLSCYQVLAQDCTTELKFMVLLKKDHAHEQNHINVKISDIDIDMYPKDNDVMVKVNGKEIPINNLPYQDSSASIKIRQKGEGLSLNAPSHGLQEVYFDKNSWKVEVVDWMKGQTCGICGKADGEVRQEYRTPSGRLTKSPVSFAHSWVLPSESCRDTSECRMKLESVKLEKQVIVDAKESKCYSVEPVLRCLPGCLPVRTTPVTIGFHCLPVDSNLNRSEGLSSIYEKSVDLREKAEAHVACRCSDQCM